In Cyprinus carpio isolate SPL01 chromosome B7, ASM1834038v1, whole genome shotgun sequence, a genomic segment contains:
- the tmppe gene encoding transmembrane protein with metallophosphoesterase domain isoform X2: MILTAILAVYGLVNAAQPPRVIEVEIPVEKLPESLNGLRFVLLSDIHLGPTVGRSKLQRIVTMVNELNPDVVVIVGDLTDSQVTRLRIAAEPLGQMKAQLGSYFATGNHDYYTADVEGWFELLGSMGIQALHNSHAKVFRPEQPQDWICLAGIDDLEARMLRYPGHGMDVEKALSGCSAESPIILLAHQPHAAKQALQQRPDISLVLSGHTHAGQLFPLTILAFLMNPYFCGLYRVSEHTMVYVTPGTGHYGIPMRIASHSEITNIILKRA; the protein is encoded by the exons ATGATATTAACCGCGATACTGGCAGTGTATGGGTTGGTAAATGCAGCCCAGCCTCCACGAGTAATTGAGGTGGAGATCCCAGTAGAGAAGCTCCCTGAGTCTCTAAACGGGCTCAGGTTTGTGCTTCTGTCCGATATACATCTGGGACCTACAGTAGGCCGCTCCAAACTGCAGCGCATTGTGACTATGGTGAATGAGCTGAACCCAG ATGTGGTGGTGATTGTCGGTGATCTGACTGACTCTCAGGTGACTCGATTGAGGATCGCTGCAGAACCACTGGGACAGATGAAGGCCCAACTGGGCTCCTATTTTGCTACAG GCAATCATGACTACTACACTGCTGATGTTGAAGGCTGGTTTGAGCTCTTGGGCTCAATGGGGATTCAGGCTCTTCATAACAGCCACGCAAAAGTGTTCCGTCCTGAACAACCGCAAGACTGGATTTGCCTTGCTGGCATTGATGACCTCGAGGCCCGCATGCTTCG ATACCCAGGCCATGGCATGGATGTTGAGAAAGCTCTCAGTGGCTGCAGTGCAGAGAGTCCTATTATTCTTCTCGCCCATCAGCCTCATGCTGCTAAACAGGCCCTCCAGCAGCGGCCAGACATCAGTCTGGTTCTCTCAG GTCACACACACGCTGGTCAGCTGTTCCCCCTCACCATCCTGGCATTCCTGATGAATCCATATTTCTGTGGACTCTACCGTGTCTCTGAACACACTATGGTCTACGTGACCCCTGGAACCGGTCATTATGGCATTCCGATGAGAATTGCAAGCCATTCAGAAATTACAAACATTATACTGAAACGTGCTTGA
- the gnao1b gene encoding guanine nucleotide binding protein (G protein), alpha activating activity polypeptide O, b yields the protein MGCTLSAEERAALDRSKAIEKNLKEDGLSAAKDVKLLLLGGGESGKSTIVKQMKIIHEDGFSGDDIKQFKPVVYSNTIQSLATILRAMETLGIEYADKGRTADGKMVFDVVSRMEDTEPYSTELLAAMIRLWADAGTQACFSRSREYQLNDSAQYYLDCLQRIGSPDYLPTEQDILRTRVKTTGIVETHFSFKNLNFRLFDVGGQRSERKKWIHCFEDVTAIIFCVAMSGYDQMLHEDETTNRMHESLMLFDSICNNKFFVDTSIILFLNKKDLFGEKIVKSPLNICFPEYTGPNTFEAAATYIQGQFESKNRSPNKEIYCHLTCATDTGNIQVVFDAVTDIIIANNLRGCGLY from the exons ATGGGATGCACGTTAAGTGCAGAGGAGCGCGCGGCTCTGGACCGGAGCAAAGCGATCGAGAAAAACCTGAAGGAAGACGGATTAAGCGCAGCCAAAGATGTCAAATTACTGCTGCTGG GCGGAGGGGAGTCGGGGAAGAGCACCATCGTCAAACAGATGAA gATTATCCATGAAGATGGGTTCTCTGGAGACGACATAAAGCAGTTTAAACCTGTGGTCTATAGCAACACCATTCAGAGCCTCGCCACCATCTTACGAGCAATGGAAACTCTTGGTATAGAGTACGCAGACAAGGGCAGAACT GCAGATGGTAAGATGGTATTTGATGTGGTCAGTCGTATGGAAGACACAGAGCCATATTCAACAGAACTGCTGGCTGCCATGATTCGTCTGTGGGCTGATGCTGGGACTCAAGCTTGCTTTAGCCGCTCACGAGAGTATCAGCTCAACGACTCTGCCCAATA ttaCCTAGACTGTTTGCAGCGCATTGGATCTCCAGATTACCTCCCAACTGAACAGGATATTCTTCGAACCCGAGTCAAAACTACTGGCATCGTTGAGACCCATTTTTCCTTCAAGAACCTTAACTTTAG GCTGTTTGATGTGGGGGGACAGAGATCAGAGAGGAAAAAATGGATTCACTGCTTTGAGGATGTGACAGCCATTATCTTCTGTGTTGCAATGAGTGGATATGACCAAATGCTCCATGAAGACGAAACCACG AACCGTATGCATGAGTCTCTGATGCTCTTTGACTCTATATGTAACAATAAGTTCTTTGTTGACACGTCCATCATCCTTTTCCTTAATAAGAAGGACCTTTTTGGAGAAAAGATTGTGAAATCTCCACTGAATATCTGCTTCCCAGAATACACAG GCCCAAATACATTCGAAGCGGCGGCTACATATATACAGGGTCAGTTTGAAAGTAAGAATCGCTCCCCTAACAAAGAGATCTACTGTCATCTAACCTGCGCTACAGACACAGGAAACATCCAAGTGGTCTTTGATGCTGTCACTGACATCATCATCGCCAATAACCTGCGTGGTTGTGGCCTCTACTGA
- the LOC109093179 gene encoding putative sodium-coupled neutral amino acid transporter 8 isoform X2, with amino-acid sequence MEELARESIRSISLLSRPARGSDVPRLGSFGAIFIMLKSALGAGLLNFPWAFEKAGGVNTAITVEMVSLVFLISGLVILGYASSISRQKTYHDVVREVCGQRIGHLCEICFVFNLFMISVAFLVVVQDQLDKLCLSLYETVTGNTEGEMPYHWYSDHRFALFVMCLFIILPLSVPKEIGIQKYTSVLGTLAATYLSVAVIAKYYLKDEHTADLTPEHSQGLDSWASMFSVVPTICFGFQCHEACITIYSSMENKKITHWVFISVTSMIFCLIIYTLTGVFGFLTFGRQVASDILMSYPGNDVVMIIARLLFGISIITIYPIILLLGRSVILTQILRFWERRAIITSVFESRCRLILTILWITVTLLIAIYIPDMRLCLIFAMQTEPINHRMRALLTGWGVVTVITGAFIFGQSTSIAVMELMHKF; translated from the exons ATGGAGGAACTGGCCCGGGAGAGTATCCGCAGCATCAGTCTGCTGTCCAGGCCTGCGCGGGGGTCGGACGTCCCGCGACTCGGATCGTTTGGGGCCATTTTCATCATGCTGAAGTCAGCCCTCGGCGCGGGGCTCCTTAACTTTCCATGGGCCTTTGAGAAGGCTGGCGGCGTGAACACAGCCATTACTGTGGAGATG gtgTCTCTGGTTTTCCTCATAAGTGGGTTGGTCATTCTCGGCTACGCCTCATCAATCAGTCGGCAGAAGACGTATCATGATGTGGTACGAGAGGTGTGTGGACAGAGGATCGGCCATCTCTGTGAGATCTGCTTTGTTTTCAACCTCTTCATGATCTCTGTGGCCTTTTTGGTGGTTGTGCAGGATCAGCTGGATAAGC tgtgtctgtctctgtatgAGACAGTGACGGGAAATACAGAAGGAGAGATGCCATATCATTGGTACTCAGATCACCGTTTTGCACTCTTTGTCATGTGCCTCTTTATCATCCTTCCACTCTCTGTACCCAAAGAGATCGGCATCCAGAAATACACCAG TGTATTGGGAACTCTGGCTGCTACATACCTGAGTGTAGCTGTGATTGCAAAATATTATCTAAAAGATGAGCACACAGCAGACCTCACACCAGAGCACAGTCAAGG ATTGGACTCGTGGGCCTCCATGTTCAGTGTGGTCCCTACTATCTGTTTTGGTTTCCAG tgtCATGAAGCTTGTATTACTATATACAGCAGCATGGAAAACAAAAAGATTACACACTGGGTTTTCATCTCAGTCACTTCTATGATTTTCTGCCTGATTATTTATACTCTCACAG GTGTGTTTGGTTTTCTTACATTTGGACGACAAGTAGCCTCAGATATCCTGATGTCATATCCTGGAAATGATGTAGTTATGATTATTGCTAGGCTGCTGTTTGGGATTTCGATCATCACAATCTATCCTATAATACTGCTGCTGGGAAG GTCAGTGATTCTAACTCAAATATTGCGCTTTTGGGAACGACGGGCCATAATTACATCTGTGTTTGAGAGCCGGTGCCGTCTGATTCTAACAATTCTCTGGATCACTGTGACTCTCCTCATTGCCATCTACATACCAGACATGA gaCTGTGTCTAATTTTTGCCATGCAGACAGAGCCTATAAATCACAGGATGAG AGCTCTCTTGACAGGGTGGGGTGTGGTGACTGTCATTACCGGTGCTTTTATCTTTGGCCAGAGCACATCTATAGCTGTTATGGAGCTGATGCACAAGTTTTAA
- the LOC109093179 gene encoding putative sodium-coupled neutral amino acid transporter 8 isoform X1: MEELARESIRSISLLSRPARGSDVPRLGSFGAIFIMLKSALGAGLLNFPWAFEKAGGVNTAITVEMVSLVFLISGLVILGYASSISRQKTYHDVVREVCGQRIGHLCEICFVFNLFMISVAFLVVVQDQLDKLCLSLYETVTGNTEGEMPYHWYSDHRFALFVMCLFIILPLSVPKEIGIQKYTSVLGTLAATYLSVAVIAKYYLKDEHTADLTPEHSQGLDSWASMFSVVPTICFGFQCHEACITIYSSMENKKITHWVFISVTSMIFCLIIYTLTGVFGFLTFGRQVASDILMSYPGNDVVMIIARLLFGISIITIYPIILLLGRSVILTQILRFWERRAIITSVFESRCRLILTILWITVTLLIAIYIPDMSEVISVIGGISAFFIFIFPGLCLIFAMQTEPINHRMRALLTGWGVVTVITGAFIFGQSTSIAVMELMHKF, from the exons ATGGAGGAACTGGCCCGGGAGAGTATCCGCAGCATCAGTCTGCTGTCCAGGCCTGCGCGGGGGTCGGACGTCCCGCGACTCGGATCGTTTGGGGCCATTTTCATCATGCTGAAGTCAGCCCTCGGCGCGGGGCTCCTTAACTTTCCATGGGCCTTTGAGAAGGCTGGCGGCGTGAACACAGCCATTACTGTGGAGATG gtgTCTCTGGTTTTCCTCATAAGTGGGTTGGTCATTCTCGGCTACGCCTCATCAATCAGTCGGCAGAAGACGTATCATGATGTGGTACGAGAGGTGTGTGGACAGAGGATCGGCCATCTCTGTGAGATCTGCTTTGTTTTCAACCTCTTCATGATCTCTGTGGCCTTTTTGGTGGTTGTGCAGGATCAGCTGGATAAGC tgtgtctgtctctgtatgAGACAGTGACGGGAAATACAGAAGGAGAGATGCCATATCATTGGTACTCAGATCACCGTTTTGCACTCTTTGTCATGTGCCTCTTTATCATCCTTCCACTCTCTGTACCCAAAGAGATCGGCATCCAGAAATACACCAG TGTATTGGGAACTCTGGCTGCTACATACCTGAGTGTAGCTGTGATTGCAAAATATTATCTAAAAGATGAGCACACAGCAGACCTCACACCAGAGCACAGTCAAGG ATTGGACTCGTGGGCCTCCATGTTCAGTGTGGTCCCTACTATCTGTTTTGGTTTCCAG tgtCATGAAGCTTGTATTACTATATACAGCAGCATGGAAAACAAAAAGATTACACACTGGGTTTTCATCTCAGTCACTTCTATGATTTTCTGCCTGATTATTTATACTCTCACAG GTGTGTTTGGTTTTCTTACATTTGGACGACAAGTAGCCTCAGATATCCTGATGTCATATCCTGGAAATGATGTAGTTATGATTATTGCTAGGCTGCTGTTTGGGATTTCGATCATCACAATCTATCCTATAATACTGCTGCTGGGAAG GTCAGTGATTCTAACTCAAATATTGCGCTTTTGGGAACGACGGGCCATAATTACATCTGTGTTTGAGAGCCGGTGCCGTCTGATTCTAACAATTCTCTGGATCACTGTGACTCTCCTCATTGCCATCTACATACCAGACATGAGTGAGGTCATCAGCGTAATTGGGGGAATTAGCgctttctttatatttatttttcctg gaCTGTGTCTAATTTTTGCCATGCAGACAGAGCCTATAAATCACAGGATGAG AGCTCTCTTGACAGGGTGGGGTGTGGTGACTGTCATTACCGGTGCTTTTATCTTTGGCCAGAGCACATCTATAGCTGTTATGGAGCTGATGCACAAGTTTTAA
- the mtbl gene encoding metallothionein-B-like — translation MDQCDCSKSGSCNCGQNCKCPNCKCAHSKKSCGSCPSECSKDKKGCESACKDKEKSCDTHCCK, via the exons ATGGACCAGTGTGACTGTTCGAAAT CTGGATCTTGTAACTGCGGGCAAAACTGCAAATGCCCCAACTGCAAGTGCGCACATAGCAAGAAAA GTTGCGGCAGTTGTCCATCTGAATGCAGTAAGGACAAGAAGGGCTGCGAGAGCGCGTGCAAGGACAAGGAGAAATCGTGCGACACACACTGCTGCAAATGA
- the tmppe gene encoding transmembrane protein with metallophosphoesterase domain isoform X1 → MTVSMFGFGRLSAELKVGIASGVVFFSILISRTLISERVNKNTRASLFRVQFLLLINSLLLLGSLYIWKRVVRRLCGARGAPSVPQRCWRLLVLLFLTLVHGSYLCMFFLVDTEPHWLSLLSFSCLGIYVILLFFLFVFGCLTRLRRLLSRSRGGEEDAVASGSGSHIVLAMILTAILAVYGLVNAAQPPRVIEVEIPVEKLPESLNGLRFVLLSDIHLGPTVGRSKLQRIVTMVNELNPDVVVIVGDLTDSQVTRLRIAAEPLGQMKAQLGSYFATGNHDYYTADVEGWFELLGSMGIQALHNSHAKVFRPEQPQDWICLAGIDDLEARMLRYPGHGMDVEKALSGCSAESPIILLAHQPHAAKQALQQRPDISLVLSGHTHAGQLFPLTILAFLMNPYFCGLYRVSEHTMVYVTPGTGHYGIPMRIASHSEITNIILKRA, encoded by the exons ATGACGGTCAGTATGTTTGGATTCGGGCGCCTCTCCGCCGAGTTGAAAGTAGGAATCGCCTCGGgagttgtttttttctctatcCTCATATCCAGAACATTAATCTCAGAGCGGGTGAACAAAAACACTCGCGCTTCGTTGTTTCGTGTCCAGTTTCTCCTCTTAATCAACTCCCTGCTGCTCCTCGGCTCTCTTTACATCTGGAAACGCGTGGTGCGGCGGCTATGCGGAGCCAGGGGTGCACCTTCTGTCCCGCAGAGATGCTGGCGTCTTCTCGTCCTGCTGTTTCTTACTCTGGTGCACGGGAGCTACCTATGCATGTTTTTCCTCGTGGACACTGAGCCACACTGGTTATCATTGCTGAGTTTCTCCTGTTTGGGCATTTATGTCATCCTACTGttcttcctgtttgtttttgGCTGCCTTACCCGCCTTCGCAGGCTTCTCTCCCGCAGCCGAGGAGGAGAAGAGGATGCGGTCGCGAGCGGATCAGGCAGTCATATAGTGTTGGCAATGATATTAACCGCGATACTGGCAGTGTATGGGTTGGTAAATGCAGCCCAGCCTCCACGAGTAATTGAGGTGGAGATCCCAGTAGAGAAGCTCCCTGAGTCTCTAAACGGGCTCAGGTTTGTGCTTCTGTCCGATATACATCTGGGACCTACAGTAGGCCGCTCCAAACTGCAGCGCATTGTGACTATGGTGAATGAGCTGAACCCAG ATGTGGTGGTGATTGTCGGTGATCTGACTGACTCTCAGGTGACTCGATTGAGGATCGCTGCAGAACCACTGGGACAGATGAAGGCCCAACTGGGCTCCTATTTTGCTACAG GCAATCATGACTACTACACTGCTGATGTTGAAGGCTGGTTTGAGCTCTTGGGCTCAATGGGGATTCAGGCTCTTCATAACAGCCACGCAAAAGTGTTCCGTCCTGAACAACCGCAAGACTGGATTTGCCTTGCTGGCATTGATGACCTCGAGGCCCGCATGCTTCG ATACCCAGGCCATGGCATGGATGTTGAGAAAGCTCTCAGTGGCTGCAGTGCAGAGAGTCCTATTATTCTTCTCGCCCATCAGCCTCATGCTGCTAAACAGGCCCTCCAGCAGCGGCCAGACATCAGTCTGGTTCTCTCAG GTCACACACACGCTGGTCAGCTGTTCCCCCTCACCATCCTGGCATTCCTGATGAATCCATATTTCTGTGGACTCTACCGTGTCTCTGAACACACTATGGTCTACGTGACCCCTGGAACCGGTCATTATGGCATTCCGATGAGAATTGCAAGCCATTCAGAAATTACAAACATTATACTGAAACGTGCTTGA
- the LOC109093179 gene encoding putative sodium-coupled neutral amino acid transporter 8 isoform X3, whose protein sequence is MEELARESIRSISLLSRPARGSDVPRLGSFGAIFIMLKSALGAGLLNFPWAFEKAGGVNTAITVEMVSLVFLISGLVILGYASSISRQKTYHDVVREVCGQRIGHLCEICFVFNLFMISVAFLVVVQDQLDKLCLSLYETVTGNTEGEMPYHWYSDHRFALFVMCLFIILPLSVPKEIGIQKYTSVLGTLAATYLSVAVIAKYYLKDEHTADLTPEHSQGLDSWASMFSVVPTICFGFQCHEACITIYSSMENKKITHWVFISVTSMIFCLIIYTLTGVFGFLTFGRQVASDILMSYPGNDVVMIIARLLFGISIITIYPIILLLGRTVSNFCHADRAYKSQDESSLDRVGCGDCHYRCFYLWPEHIYSCYGADAQVLIFVMVFIIWNIIVLTKCLHLFD, encoded by the exons ATGGAGGAACTGGCCCGGGAGAGTATCCGCAGCATCAGTCTGCTGTCCAGGCCTGCGCGGGGGTCGGACGTCCCGCGACTCGGATCGTTTGGGGCCATTTTCATCATGCTGAAGTCAGCCCTCGGCGCGGGGCTCCTTAACTTTCCATGGGCCTTTGAGAAGGCTGGCGGCGTGAACACAGCCATTACTGTGGAGATG gtgTCTCTGGTTTTCCTCATAAGTGGGTTGGTCATTCTCGGCTACGCCTCATCAATCAGTCGGCAGAAGACGTATCATGATGTGGTACGAGAGGTGTGTGGACAGAGGATCGGCCATCTCTGTGAGATCTGCTTTGTTTTCAACCTCTTCATGATCTCTGTGGCCTTTTTGGTGGTTGTGCAGGATCAGCTGGATAAGC tgtgtctgtctctgtatgAGACAGTGACGGGAAATACAGAAGGAGAGATGCCATATCATTGGTACTCAGATCACCGTTTTGCACTCTTTGTCATGTGCCTCTTTATCATCCTTCCACTCTCTGTACCCAAAGAGATCGGCATCCAGAAATACACCAG TGTATTGGGAACTCTGGCTGCTACATACCTGAGTGTAGCTGTGATTGCAAAATATTATCTAAAAGATGAGCACACAGCAGACCTCACACCAGAGCACAGTCAAGG ATTGGACTCGTGGGCCTCCATGTTCAGTGTGGTCCCTACTATCTGTTTTGGTTTCCAG tgtCATGAAGCTTGTATTACTATATACAGCAGCATGGAAAACAAAAAGATTACACACTGGGTTTTCATCTCAGTCACTTCTATGATTTTCTGCCTGATTATTTATACTCTCACAG GTGTGTTTGGTTTTCTTACATTTGGACGACAAGTAGCCTCAGATATCCTGATGTCATATCCTGGAAATGATGTAGTTATGATTATTGCTAGGCTGCTGTTTGGGATTTCGATCATCACAATCTATCCTATAATACTGCTGCTGGGAAG gaCTGTGTCTAATTTTTGCCATGCAGACAGAGCCTATAAATCACAGGATGAG AGCTCTCTTGACAGGGTGGGGTGTGGTGACTGTCATTACCGGTGCTTTTATCTTTGGCCAGAGCACATCTATAGCTGTTATGGAGCTGATGCACAAGTTTTAATCTTCGTCATGGTCTTCATCATTTGGAATATCATTGTCTTgacaaaatgtcttcatttatttgattga
- the LOC109093173 gene encoding exosome complex component MTR3, which translates to MPVDTKRIRGPEESQSPLLFLSPDKAPKASSRQGVRGNGEVRPMFARCGLISQAKGSAYLEAGNTKIICSVYGPREIERKDETDMKTGRLVCDFRLAPFSCLKRGAWIQGSEERDLSQTLLESLQPGVCLHRYPRSQIEVNVMVLENDGSILAHAVTCASMALADGGIEMYDVVLGCTLRQNGKTCLVDPSYSEECGSWQEGYGENQGCVTVALLPNLNQVSGLTADGELREDALADAVRSCMDGCHKLYPVLQQALTRAVKKKAPPPEIDFYMPQSLRFVLREIKVNILFMCIAYTCFLHLKVKQRSNDEINVSEVAKIFAITLNSTSAVYCLCSRYACKCMTLGHKISRKCFITLSER; encoded by the coding sequence ATGCCTGTTGACACAAAACGTATCCGTGGACCGGAGGAATCGCAGTCCCCGCTGTTATTTCTTTCTCCAGACAAAGCTCCCAAGGCCAGCAGCAGGCAAGGCGTCAGGGGGAATGGAGAGGTGCGGCCGATGTTTGCGCGTTGCGGGCTGATCAGCCAGGCTAAGGGCTCCGCATACCTCGAGGCTGGAAACACCAAGATTATATGCTCGGTGTACGGGCCGAGAGAAATCGAACGCAAGGACGAAACCGACATGAAAACCGGTCGCCTTGTTTGCGACTTTAGGCTCGCGCCGTTTTCATGTCTGAAACGGGGAGCCTGGATCCAAGGCAGCGAGGAAAGAGATCTGTCCCAGACTCTACTGGAGAGTTTGCAGCCCGGAGTTTGCCTACACAGGTACCCGCGCTCTCAGATTGAGGTTAATGTCATGGTTCTGGAGAACGACGGCTCGATCCTTGCGCATGCGGTGACCTGCGCCTCTATGGCCCTGGCGGATGGCGGCATTGAAATGTATGATGTGGTGTTGGGATGTACGCTGCGGCAGAATGGAAAAACGTGTCTCGTTGACCCTTCATACTCAGAGGAGTGTGGGAGCTGGCAGGAGGGTTACGGGGAGAACCAGGGATGTGTCACCGTGGCTCTGCTTCCCAATCTGAATCAAGTGTCTGGTCTGACTGCGGACGGAGAGTTGCGGGAAGACGCGCTGGCCGATGCTGTGAGAAGCTGCATGGATGGCTGTCACAAACTCTATCCGGTGCTACAGCAAGCGCTGACGCGGGCTGTGAAGAAGAAAGCTCCTCCACCGGAAATAGACTTTTACATGCCACAATCCTTACGTTTTGTTTTGAGggaaataaaagtgaatatattgtttatgtgcattGCTTATACATGCTTTCTACACTTAAAAGTGAAACAGCGTAGTAATGATGAAATAAACGTATCTGAAGTTGCAAAAATATTTGCTATTACTCTTAACTCCACAAGTGCTGTTTACTGCTTATGCAGTAGGTATGCTTGCAAATGTATGACCCTGGGGCACAAAATCAGTCGTaagtgttttattacattatctGAACGCTGA
- the LOC109093179 gene encoding putative sodium-coupled neutral amino acid transporter 8 isoform X4 encodes MTQRKIEVSLVFLISGLVILGYASSISRQKTYHDVVREVCGQRIGHLCEICFVFNLFMISVAFLVVVQDQLDKLCLSLYETVTGNTEGEMPYHWYSDHRFALFVMCLFIILPLSVPKEIGIQKYTSVLGTLAATYLSVAVIAKYYLKDEHTADLTPEHSQGLDSWASMFSVVPTICFGFQCHEACITIYSSMENKKITHWVFISVTSMIFCLIIYTLTGVFGFLTFGRQVASDILMSYPGNDVVMIIARLLFGISIITIYPIILLLGRSVILTQILRFWERRAIITSVFESRCRLILTILWITVTLLIAIYIPDMSEVISVIGGISAFFIFIFPGLCLIFAMQTEPINHRMRALLTGWGVVTVITGAFIFGQSTSIAVMELMHKF; translated from the exons ATGACACAGAGGAAAATCGAG gtgTCTCTGGTTTTCCTCATAAGTGGGTTGGTCATTCTCGGCTACGCCTCATCAATCAGTCGGCAGAAGACGTATCATGATGTGGTACGAGAGGTGTGTGGACAGAGGATCGGCCATCTCTGTGAGATCTGCTTTGTTTTCAACCTCTTCATGATCTCTGTGGCCTTTTTGGTGGTTGTGCAGGATCAGCTGGATAAGC tgtgtctgtctctgtatgAGACAGTGACGGGAAATACAGAAGGAGAGATGCCATATCATTGGTACTCAGATCACCGTTTTGCACTCTTTGTCATGTGCCTCTTTATCATCCTTCCACTCTCTGTACCCAAAGAGATCGGCATCCAGAAATACACCAG TGTATTGGGAACTCTGGCTGCTACATACCTGAGTGTAGCTGTGATTGCAAAATATTATCTAAAAGATGAGCACACAGCAGACCTCACACCAGAGCACAGTCAAGG ATTGGACTCGTGGGCCTCCATGTTCAGTGTGGTCCCTACTATCTGTTTTGGTTTCCAG tgtCATGAAGCTTGTATTACTATATACAGCAGCATGGAAAACAAAAAGATTACACACTGGGTTTTCATCTCAGTCACTTCTATGATTTTCTGCCTGATTATTTATACTCTCACAG GTGTGTTTGGTTTTCTTACATTTGGACGACAAGTAGCCTCAGATATCCTGATGTCATATCCTGGAAATGATGTAGTTATGATTATTGCTAGGCTGCTGTTTGGGATTTCGATCATCACAATCTATCCTATAATACTGCTGCTGGGAAG GTCAGTGATTCTAACTCAAATATTGCGCTTTTGGGAACGACGGGCCATAATTACATCTGTGTTTGAGAGCCGGTGCCGTCTGATTCTAACAATTCTCTGGATCACTGTGACTCTCCTCATTGCCATCTACATACCAGACATGAGTGAGGTCATCAGCGTAATTGGGGGAATTAGCgctttctttatatttatttttcctg gaCTGTGTCTAATTTTTGCCATGCAGACAGAGCCTATAAATCACAGGATGAG AGCTCTCTTGACAGGGTGGGGTGTGGTGACTGTCATTACCGGTGCTTTTATCTTTGGCCAGAGCACATCTATAGCTGTTATGGAGCTGATGCACAAGTTTTAA